A single Nitrososphaerales archaeon DNA region contains:
- a CDS encoding mannosyl-3-phosphoglycerate synthase produces the protein MKLEIPRFTERLGAVSLHSVQKVYELDSGAKQEVYQPPQTIRKVETDEVENMESKLAIVIPIKNEKLKIFEGVLSGIPHDCFNIIVSNSDREPVDRFKMEKDAVQQYNRFVGRDSIIIHQKDPGLGETQRVGIL, from the coding sequence GTGAAACTAGAGATTCCAAGATTTACCGAAAGGCTTGGCGCCGTAAGTTTGCATTCGGTGCAGAAAGTCTACGAACTTGATTCTGGAGCAAAACAGGAAGTGTATCAACCGCCACAAACAATTAGGAAGGTAGAAACTGATGAGGTAGAGAATATGGAGAGCAAGCTTGCAATTGTAATACCAATAAAGAATGAAAAACTCAAGATTTTCGAGGGTGTGCTGAGCGGTATACCGCATGATTGTTTTAATATAATAGTGTCTAACAGCGACCGAGAGCCTGTAGATAGGTTCAAGATGGAGAAAGACGCTGTCCAGCAGTACAATAGATTTGTTGGGCGGGATTCTATAATTATTCATCAGAAGGATCCTGGATTAGGTGAGACTCAAAGAGTTGGAATACTATGA
- a CDS encoding elongation factor EF-2, which produces MSDSLLAATGMISPSVAGEALALDYMDLEQQRQMTIKAANVTLYYEADGKPYVMNMIDTPGHIDFTGRVTRSLRAIDGAVVVCDSVEGIMTQTETVTRQALEERVRPVLYINKIDRLVKELRLTPEKMQEWLAGIIGDFNRLIDIYAEPALKDKWKVNIQNDSVSFGSAKDRWGFNAGIAAKKGIKFSDVYDVYTSGDPKTLSERAPLHEAVLGMVVKHHPPPHVAQQYRIPRIWKGDLNSDIGKALLACDENGPTIMMVTTIVVDPQAGPVAVGRLFSGTINDGDEVYLIDSKRKERVQSVNMFMGPYREIVSTLGAGNIPALLGLENARAGETIASIKDVVPFESIKYVSEPVVTVAVEPKHPKDLPKLVETLRKMSIEDPNLVVKINEETGETLMAGMGVLHLEIATTLLQQAGLDIVTSQPLINYRETVRASAGPVMSKSPNRHNKIFIKVEPLAEDVIELIRTGKINENMDKKDIGKVLREKGWDADEARSVVAIESGNLFVDATKGVQYLQESMDSIKSGFTDVMIAGPMAQEHCRGIKVVLHHFVPHEDPAHRTLAQLMPATRRAIMGSILLANPVLLEPVLGIEVKCPADMIGTVAGILSGKRGKLLNVDQKGVIAIVQGEIPASETFDLSESMRGGTAGKAMWNTHFKLWQAVPSSLLMPLITSIRKRKGLNPEPPRPDEFIDKE; this is translated from the coding sequence ATGAGCGATAGCTTACTAGCAGCTACTGGTATGATCAGTCCGTCAGTAGCTGGTGAAGCACTTGCCTTAGACTACATGGACTTGGAGCAGCAGAGACAGATGACGATCAAGGCGGCCAATGTTACGTTATACTACGAAGCTGATGGCAAGCCCTACGTCATGAACATGATTGATACTCCCGGACACATTGACTTTACGGGTAGGGTAACAAGAAGTTTGAGGGCTATTGATGGAGCAGTTGTTGTCTGCGACTCTGTGGAGGGCATAATGACTCAGACAGAAACCGTTACGAGGCAGGCATTGGAAGAGAGGGTAAGACCAGTTCTTTATATAAACAAGATAGATCGTTTGGTTAAGGAACTCAGATTAACACCTGAGAAAATGCAGGAGTGGCTTGCAGGGATAATCGGTGACTTCAACAGGTTAATAGATATTTACGCAGAGCCAGCACTGAAGGACAAGTGGAAGGTAAACATACAGAATGACAGTGTATCATTTGGTTCTGCGAAGGATAGGTGGGGCTTTAACGCGGGAATTGCGGCCAAGAAAGGCATCAAATTCAGTGATGTTTATGATGTATACACCTCTGGAGACCCCAAGACATTATCTGAGAGAGCACCGTTGCATGAAGCGGTGCTTGGAATGGTTGTCAAGCATCATCCACCACCACATGTAGCACAACAATACAGAATTCCAAGGATATGGAAAGGTGACCTGAATTCCGATATTGGTAAGGCATTGCTTGCGTGTGATGAAAATGGTCCTACGATAATGATGGTGACAACCATTGTCGTTGACCCACAGGCGGGCCCAGTCGCAGTTGGAAGGCTATTTTCTGGAACCATAAACGATGGCGACGAGGTTTACCTTATCGATTCTAAGAGAAAAGAAAGGGTTCAATCGGTTAACATGTTTATGGGTCCTTATAGAGAGATCGTCAGTACCCTAGGTGCGGGTAACATACCTGCATTATTGGGATTGGAAAATGCTAGAGCGGGGGAAACAATAGCTAGCATAAAGGATGTGGTCCCATTTGAATCGATAAAGTACGTCTCTGAACCAGTTGTTACAGTAGCTGTAGAACCAAAACATCCTAAGGATCTGCCTAAGCTTGTTGAGACCTTGAGGAAGATGAGCATTGAGGATCCAAATCTTGTGGTTAAGATCAACGAAGAAACTGGCGAGACTCTGATGGCAGGGATGGGCGTGTTGCACTTAGAAATCGCTACTACATTGTTACAGCAGGCAGGTCTAGATATAGTTACATCGCAACCATTAATCAACTACAGGGAGACTGTTAGAGCGTCTGCAGGACCGGTGATGTCCAAGTCGCCAAACAGACACAATAAGATCTTTATCAAAGTAGAGCCTTTGGCAGAGGATGTAATCGAACTGATTAGAACTGGAAAGATAAACGAAAACATGGACAAGAAGGATATAGGGAAGGTTCTGAGGGAGAAGGGTTGGGATGCTGATGAAGCCAGAAGCGTCGTCGCGATTGAAAGCGGGAATCTGTTCGTTGATGCTACCAAGGGTGTCCAATACTTGCAGGAATCTATGGATTCCATAAAGTCAGGCTTTACTGATGTTATGATAGCTGGCCCCATGGCGCAGGAACATTGCAGGGGTATCAAGGTAGTTTTGCATCATTTTGTTCCCCACGAAGATCCTGCTCATAGAACACTTGCTCAATTAATGCCAGCGACAAGAAGGGCTATCATGGGTAGCATACTTTTAGCCAATCCGGTACTATTGGAGCCAGTACTTGGCATCGAGGTGAAATGTCCAGCTGATATGATTGGTACCGTTGCAGGTATACTGTCAGGAAAGCGTGGCAAGTTACTTAATGTTGATCAGAAAGGTGTTATTGCTATTGTACAGGGTGAAATACCGGCATCAGAAACCTTTGACTTGTCAGAATCGATGAGGGGTGGTACAGCTGGCAAAGCAATGTGGAATACTCACTTCAAGCTTTGGCAAGCAGTACCATCTTCTTTACTCATGCCATTAATTACGAGCATAAGAAAGAGGAAGGGTCTTAATCCTGAGCCACCCAGACCAGACGAGTTTATAGACAAGGAATAA